From the Rutidosis leptorrhynchoides isolate AG116_Rl617_1_P2 unplaced genomic scaffold, CSIRO_AGI_Rlap_v1 contig592, whole genome shotgun sequence genome, the window aatattatgtattttAAACCGAAATTGTATTTTGTTTCTTCGCGAAATTAAATGAATAATGCAATTTGGACAGCTGGTTTGAATAGCTAGATAACATTTAATAATGTTTGGTTGGTGGGTGTCCAAAATCACTGCGAAGAACTGTGGTTCCTCAAGTATATAAATAAATGAATTGCTTACGATACATAATATCCATGCATTGATAAATACAATCTCACAAAGCAACTTCAAAAACAATTTTCACCACACCAGAATTCTAATTCAAAATGAAAAATATCCTTCTCCTTCTATGTCTCCTAAGTTTATGTCACACGAATTTTGCGGAAAATAACATTCCTGATGGAGGAGGGATGATGAGAAAGATAAAAGGAATGTTTGTGTTTGGAAGTTCTCTGGTTGACAATGGTAATAACAACTTCCTTGCCAATCTGGCGAAAGCCGATTACTTGCCGTATGGTGTAGACTTTCCGTTGGGTCCGTCGGGAAGATTTACTAACGGAAAGAATGTGCCTGACCTTCTCGGAAAACTGCTCAACCTTCCTGATTACCTTCCTGTCTTTGCTAACCCTTCTACCAAGGGAAATGTAATTCTTAACGGCGTTAATTATGCTTCTGGTGGTTCCGGCATACTTGACGACACTGGCTCACTTGCGGTAATTCTTCTTTACATTCTTCATAGACAAGCTACGTAATTATTTTATATTACTCTTGTTGACTTACTATAAATTATAATGTATATATCTTGGACTTATTTTgaagtatatttatataaataaaaatattctcCTGGATTTTATACATAAAATTTTTTTAGCTATGATTTAGGCTTCAGACAAAAATAGAAAGGAAGACCAAATAAAAAACAGaggttttttttttgtttcaaattttatTCCTTTCGATATTCGAATATTAAATATGTGACCTTTATAAGAAGGAATTAATGTCTTTAACATTGATTATCATGGGACTATTCCCCGATAAAACACAAGTTAATTACATAGCTATCATGCGGTCTCAAAATGTTGAATTGATCATGAATCAAAATTGTGCTTAGCTTTTTTAATTATGACTATAATTTAGAACCGACAATGGGACCATTATGACCTGACCACTTCAAATATGCAATAATTTCATTCGCGGGTTCCTCTCGATACGACCAATAAAAGACAAAAAAGTCGAACATATAGCTACCTGTAGAATTATAAAAGGAATCTTCGCCGCCATTCGAGAAGTAATTAaggattaatatatataattaattaattaatcattaTAAATTGTGTGCTCATGCAGGGTGACGTGTATAGTTTGAGCGAACAATTAAGGaatttcgaagaggtgacattgcCAGACTTGGAAGCACAAGTGAACCTTAGCAGTGAGGAATTGTTACAAAAATACTTATTCGTAATTGGAAGTGGAGGAAACGATTACACTCTCAACTACTTCCTGAACAGACAACAAAATGTAAATGTCACTCTTGAAGATTTCACAGCCAATCTCACTATATCTCTCTCCTCTCAAATTAAGGTATATATACGTACACCTAGCTAGAGTACATCTGTACATACACATTCAATTTAATGTTTGGTTATATATACGTATGTACACATCCATATCACAGTATATATGATATACTATAGCTTTATTTACCATTTAATATGCCTTGACTAAATTTACTAGAACTAGTTCTAGCTTGCATTTAATTGGTCCAACTTCCCAACTTAAATGCTCAAATGTGGTTTAAAACTTTCGTCATATTATATCGCATTTACTCTCATAAATTAATTACCGAGCATCACTTTCTAAAAATGTGTTCTATAGCTTTCTATATTGTTCAGCTAACCATAATTATAAGGTCAAATATCCAACAGGTTATTAAATTTTGTTGTATGGGATGGAAGTAATGTTGAGTACTGTATTTTATATGTCTCTATAACATCTCCCCACTTCCATGTAAGTCGCCCTTCGATGGATCTTGGGATAGTTGAGAATGAAATGAAAGGATAATTAACTTGTTAAACAAAAGTGGCTCTGTGTGCATTTAGTATAGTCGTCTTTAAAAAAACCCTAGCTATGTAAAATATCGTATTTTGTTATGTAAGCTTTCTTGAATTATATCGTATGATAACTAAATTAACGTGTCCATGTGTGGTTAGTTAATATGTCATATGATAATCTTAATACGTATAGTTGAAGTCTCAATAAATTTAACATTAATTTTTATTGACATATGTAATGTCACTTTTGTGTAATACAGAAGTTATACAGTTTAGGGGCAAGGAAGTTTGTGTTGATGTCATTGAATCCGCTAGGATGCAGTCCATCGGTGTTAACTGGACCGCAACGATCATGCGTACCGGAGCTGAACACGGCAGCTGAGCTATTCAATTCCTACTTGAAATCACTCGTCGATAATTTGAGGCCACAAATGCCAGGAGCCAAGCTTGTTTTCGTCAACCAATATAAAATTATCATGGATATCATCAAGCACCCTCTCTCTAAAGGTAAACTAAACTATATAACACATTCAATACTACTTTACCAAATCCATATCTAACTTATAAATATGGCATTGAATGCTAGGTAGATATTGATTTCATTATATATGTATATCCCATGTCAATTATTTAGGGTACGCCCGCTCCTATATATCACATTATCAAACAGTCGTACGAGCATTTATTCTTCTTCAACCACTCAACATCAAGAAAACTTGATATTATGCCTATGATAGACGTGACGTTTAGATTATTTCGGTTGGTTTTCGCATTAAATTTTCGAGTCAAAattccacaaaaaaaaaaaaaaaaaaaaaaaacaaaaccctAAATTTCACCAATAGAAATCAGACGACCAATTCCAATTTATTCAAACTATTCTTGTTTTTTATATACTCTTTCAGTCTCAAAATACATGATATTTTTTCTATAGAAATATATATGAAAAACATCATGTATTTTGAGACGGAGGTTTTAAGATTTATTTGCCCgacttaaatgatttttttttacgtGCAGGATTTAACGATACGAGTAACGCTTGTTGCAAGGTGAAGTCGAGGGAAGAAGGAGGGACGGGAGTTCTATGTGAAAGGAGAGGGAGTGTTTGTGCAGACAGAAGAAGACATGTCTTTTTTGATGGCTTGCACCCTACGGAAGCTGTCAATGTTTTCATTGCAAGGAAAGCTTTTGCTTCTATTCTCATGTCTGAAGTTTACCCTTACAATGTCTATCAACTAACCAAGCTTTAGCTTATAATAATTATCAGTGTAATATTGTACTTTAATTACTAATTACATTTTGAGAAAGCATGAAGAAAATATTGTTTTACTTTTTGTGACTGTTAATTGCTTGGCTTATCAAGTTATCCTGCTTGGATATTTTGTTGCTAGGTCACTTTCATGTCCTATATAGCATTTGAAATTTCACAAAACCGACATTAATTAGTTTTCTTTTTTTAAGCTTCATATGTAGTGCGTGTACAATTGTACATACATGTGAGTTGTGACACATAAACCGATTTCTGAATTTTGTTAAAATACATGGACCAAATTCAAAAATTTCATTAGAAAAAGGGCTAATCTTGAAATTTCGTTAAAATAGATAAAGACCCTTTTCAGGTTTTCATAAGAAAATGCCTAGTTTACTTCTACAACAAAGGGCAAGTCACTACACAGTCCACACTTTTGACGAAGGACCGACTTCATATTTCTGTTAAAATTCAAAGATCGTTTTCAAGATTGTTAAAAGGAAAAAAGGACCAATTTCCACTTTTTGTAAAATTTCAGGGACTCAAACTATATCATCCTAAAAATAAATGAACAAAAGGATAAACAAGAAAGAGAGACATTCGGCAAAGCATTTCATTCATCTCCCAATGGTTCAAAGTCTCCAATTAGGGAAGTTATTGAATTGCATCTACAAAGATAACATTACACTAAAATAAGATTTTCATCCCAATAGCTCTAATAATATTGAACTATCCCAAAGAGCAAAGGCACAATACACTCTCATTTCAGTCTTTAACGCTCCATCGCATTGTTGTCGAAATTCCAGTCCCTCACAAGATCCCTCCTAACGGCATGGCTCCTGACTAGACGTGGTGGGCCCACAATTCCATTACTGGTTTGAAAATCCGGTTGTGGGGTCACTTTTGACGATGCTACTATTGAAGAGCTAAGGGTCACCCTCCTTGCAAGGCAATTGCCAATGGTGGAACATCTTCCCTCGTTGTCTGAACTTGATACCGAATAACTCCTAAAAGAATGAGACGGACTTTCAACGCTATGGCAAACCAGACAGGCTAAACTCATGGTTGAATTTTTGGCAAACTTTGGAAATCACAAGCTATTTTTTCCTGAAAAAAATTGAAAATATCAGTATAGATAATCACAAAGTGCTATGCATCACACCAATGAAATCATTAATATAATGTCCTCATCTATTTCATGTTTCACAACATTTACCAAAATGCAAGACATGTTGCTCAATATGAGACCATAATATGGGAAAAGTTTTGAGCAGATAGATCTATGTAATCTTATTACCCAACAATCACTGTAAGTCTATTATTGTCCATACCAAATACATATACAAAGGATTAAGAACAGCAAAACCATTAAAACGAGCAAAAAAAACACATTTGTGATAATTAGGGAGACGAACTGCATACCAAAATATCTCCAAATTGAATGCAAGCACACAAATAATAAACACGCATTACCAATAGTATTATTCAGCTTCAGTACATTCTCTCTTCTTTTATTTCTTTGTTAATGGGAATAAAACATCACAACCAATAAATATACCACCGACAAACAGAATCTCCAGCCGTGACAACAACAAATAATCATTAAATATACATGTCCTTTAGTTCATATGACTATCACATAGTACCCATCTAAAAGATACAATTAGGGTCAAAAAGATGCAATCCAATCCACCAGATTAGTTTCAAAGGTAGTGAGCGCCACACCAAGATTGAATCGTCCTCCTCTTACATATACTAATCCGAAACACATAAATCTCATTCGAATATCAGATGACCATGAAAAACATTCAGTCATAATACTTCGACAGTAACAATGAAGCATCGCAAAATAAAACGCAGATAAAGCAAGAGTTAATCAATTAGTATCTCTAATGGTAAAAATATTCCTCGAGATAAAAATATAAGCACCATTAATTGATCTCTCCAATTAAAGTAAAAATTGCGCTTTAACAAACAAGAAGCACCATCAAATTGGAATTCTTATAGTGCAGAGCACACATTGAGAATTCAATCCAACATATCCTTTCAATTAACAATCCATTTTTATCAAATCAGCACAGCAATACTGTTTCCATAACAGATAACATAAACAAACCATCAATGCAGAAAAATTAGAGTTTTACCCTTATCGACCCGGATCGAGATCCCCGGAAATTCTACTTCAATTGGTCGTTAAAGTGCTGCAATTAAGCCAATTGGAGTGTATATGAATTATCTGACGGTTACTCGGTCACTATCTGAAAGAAATAGTATCGGCGACCTCGATGGTCTCTTCAGGAAACAAAGAGATAGAGAACAGAGCAGTAAGGCTAATGAGATGGTGGCTCACGGTGGTCTTTGCGGTGCTGCTTCAGTGGTTGTCGGCGACTTCGAGTTTGAGATAAGAACTATTTTGGCGGTGATGAATTGAGTTCGCGGCGGCGGAGGGCTCCTCGGGATTAAGTAATTGAGCAGCCTTGTGACGGAGGGTCAACTACAGGACAGTGAAGAAGAAATCGAGTGTGTCAGAGGCAAGACGACTAGGCAGGCGAGAGAGACCCCAACAAAAAAAGTTTGGATCTTTTTAGTAGTGTGTGAGTATTCAATTTCGTATCTTGTCTTCCTTTTTATTTCCATCTTCATTTTGTTTTTATGTGAAAATTATTATTTGGCCCTAAACTTTGATAAAAAAGTAAAGTGCTCCCCCTTCACTTACCGAATTAAACAATAATTACCTCAAATGAGAGTAATTTATCGCATAGTTTTGTATCGGGTAACTTGGAAAATTCTTTAtctcaaagaaaaaaaaaataaaaaattggaaagttcatttaagcttaattactcCCTCCATCTCAAAATACATAATATTTTCTCTATAAAAATATATAGAAAATATTATGAATTTTAAGACGGAGGTAGTATATGAACTCTTCTTTTGAAACCTATTTCCTCCCCCTAAAAAAATCTAAGAATTATTATATTTTAGGTCGAATTGATTTATAAGTACTATTGTATTGTAGGAGTATATGTTAAGATTAGTAAACACTGGTATAATCTACCTAGTCTAATTGCACGTAGTCCTCAAGCTTTATACTCCATAATTGAGCTTTTTTCTCGACCATTGTTGTTCGCCGACAGTTGTTTCCTCCATAATTGAGCTTTTTTTTCGACCATTGTTGTTCGCCGACAGTTGTTTCCTCCGTTCACTCTTAATCGTCACATCTTATTTTACCATACTATTGCTATTGGACGAAACGAAATCTTCTAGAATTGATATTACGTTCACGTAGCTCATTGATCCATGTTATAGTAATTAACTGAATCCACATGACAGTCCACTTCAACATCCCAACTGACCTAAAGACCAAGGATACCACCCACAGACGACATTTTTTTAGTGATGAAATATAAAGTGTGTATGATGTTATACAACTAGTCTGTCGGGTACAGTACTTTTGTGTCTTTTTTGAGACGGAGGTGAACATAAATAGCCGGACCGGAAACGGCGTTTCCGGTCCAACTAATCGCGGATTAGGGAGGTGATTAATTAGTTATAACCGACGATGGGGTAACCGGTCTTGATTAAAACCGGCTACCGCATCGCCGGTCTTAACTAAAACCGGCTACCCGATCGCCGGTCTTAATTAAAACCGGCATTCCCGGTTTCCGGTTTTAATTAAGACCGGCGATCGGGTAGCCGGTTTTAGTTAAGACCGGCGATGCGGTAGCCGGTTTTAATCAAGACCGGCGATCGCGTAGCCGGTTTTAATCAAGACCGGCCATCCGGTTTCCGTTTAAATTTCTATATAAAAACCTCCTTCACCTTAATTCTCCCGCATAATATCAATATCAACATCTTCTCTCATTCGTAATCCTCCCGCATTaaattttttcttcttctctcatcagtaaacgagattttttttttaatttatttataatatttatttatttattttataaatatgtcTTCAGACCGGACATCCGATCCCACTCACGGATTCGTTGCGCCCCTGCGGAGATCACTGCTGCAGAGGCTCGGGAGTCGAGTGTTCGGTAGCGTTAGACGACGCAGAGAGCGATCACCCGATGAACCTCCGCCTGTTGTACCTCCCCCTCCGGCAGCAGCCGCTCGTCATTCCGTATCGGATTTTAGGGCGGGATCCTCTCGTCCACCCGGACCCCTTCGCGGGGGACAGGGTAGTAGCAGACCTCGCGGAATACGGGGAGATGCCTCATCGTACGATGATTACTTCGTCTCACCAGCAGGAGGCTATCATGTGTTCAGCAACATGGATGGGCCTAATGAGATAACAAACCGCCGCCTTCCTAGTGCTGCCGAATTATACGATGGGGACCCTAATAATATAAAGCTGGGAACACATTTTTCTAACAAGGACGAGCTTCAAGGTGCGGTAGCGATCTGGTCTACCAGGCGCGGAAGAGAATTTCGCACGACGAGGTCAGACCGGACAACATGGGTTGCAGAATGCGTCAATCGTCCAAACACACGTTCTAACGAGCCGCATGACGGTATTATATGCAACTGGAAGATCCGGGCTTCGTTCAAGAGCGAATATCGCACGTGGCAAATTACTATATGGTGCGACGGACACAATTGTGAAGGAGCGGAGAACGAACGTGAAGACAGGAATATTTCGCAAGCTCACGTCGCCCACGTCATAATGGGAAAGATTCGCGACCGTCCAAATTACCCAATCAAGTCAATAGTCGAGGACTGCGAAGCAGCATTCGGATGTAAAATTGGGAGGAAAAAAGCTTGGGACGGTAAGCGAGTGGCAATGAACCATGTGTACGGAGACTGGGAGACAAATTTCCGCCAACTTCCCGGCTACATGAGCGCACTTCAAAACTGTCGAGATGGGACCGCGGTGCAATGGAAGTTCAAGAAGGAGGACGGGATTGTGCACAGCGGCCGGAAGATTTTCAGGTACCAACGCAAGTTTACCGAGCACAGTAATAAGAATTTTAGTCTGTATACTGATTACTGTTATTCATCCAGGTACGTATTTTGGCATTTCGGTGCCACGAGAACCACTTTTCAACACAGCCACCCTGTAGTTACCGTCGACGCAACGCATCTTCGTGGGTCGTACAAGGGCAAGGCGATTGTAGCGGTCGTGAAGACGGCCAACGACAGAGTCGTTCCGGTCGCGTATGCGATCATAGACGAGGAGTCGGCCCACAGCTGGTATTGGTTCTTAAAGTACCTGAATGTTTACGTTCTACAAGACACTTTCACATGCATCATCTCTGATCGTAATTCGGGCATCCTGTCGGCTATTGCCAAGCTCGATACCAAATTTCCAAGCTGGGGAGTTCACAGGTGATGTTTACAACACCTTAATTGTAATTACAAGTTCAAATTAATACATTAATTGATTCTCGATCCCGTGACAGGTACTGTATGGAGCACATTCGTGCTAATTTGCTGTCAAGCGTTCCGAAGAAGAAAGGATTGTACGCCTTATCTTGGAAAATTGGTACCGAGTTGGATGAGGCAAAGTATGCGCAAGCATGGGCAGAACTCACAGAATCGAGTCAGGCTGCAGTAACGTACCTACAACGTATTCCCTTAGAGAAGTGGACATTGATCCTGGACGGATTCCATCGATGGGGGACAACCACATCGAACGACGTCGAGAGTTATAATAACGTTCTCAGAGGCGACCGCTTCTTGCCCATCAGGGCGTTCGTTCAGGCGACGCATGCGAAAGCCATGGCGATTTTTGCGGACGAACTATCGAAAAATCGGGAGATACAGATATGCTCTTGCACCAAAGGCTATGGAGAAGTTCGACGCAGACAGGCTTCATTGCAGACGGTACGACGTGTCGTTATATCCAAATGCTCCCGGCCGCACGTTCAGAGTCACATCTCCGCCGTTGCGTTACGGGATTGCAGGCGAAGAGCATGCGGTTCAATTTGATATGGGTTCGTGCACATGCTTACGTTGGAACACGTACAGGATACCTTGCTCTCATGCGATGGCAGTTGCCAAGGTACTCCGCGTCCGCCCCCTCGACCTGGTCCACCATTGCTACACCAGGGATGGTTGGAGATTACAGTTCAGCGGTGTTTTCGCACCTCTGGCAAATCATTGGCCCGAACCCGATTT encodes:
- the LOC139884718 gene encoding GDSL esterase/lipase At1g29670-like; its protein translation is MKNILLLLCLLSLCHTNFAENNIPDGGGMMRKIKGMFVFGSSLVDNGNNNFLANLAKADYLPYGVDFPLGPSGRFTNGKNVPDLLGKLLNLPDYLPVFANPSTKGNVILNGVNYASGGSGILDDTGSLAGDVYSLSEQLRNFEEVTLPDLEAQVNLSSEELLQKYLFVIGSGGNDYTLNYFLNRQQNVNVTLEDFTANLTISLSSQIKKLYSLGARKFVLMSLNPLGCSPSVLTGPQRSCVPELNTAAELFNSYLKSLVDNLRPQMPGAKLVFVNQYKIIMDIIKHPLSKGFNDTSNACCKVKSREEGGTGVLCERRGSVCADRRRHVFFDGLHPTEAVNVFIARKAFASILMSEVYPYNVYQLTKL
- the LOC139884719 gene encoding uncharacterized protein → MSLACLVCHSVESPSHSFRSYSVSSSDNEGRCSTIGNCLARRVTLSSSIVASSKVTPQPDFQTSNGIVGPPRLVRSHAVRRDLVRDWNFDNNAMER